aaacacgtccacacacacacacacacacgctatgcTGTACTGACTGACTGCGTGTGTGTGCAGACTCGGAGACGAAGCTCCTGCTTTTTGGTCGAGCCCTGAAGTCAGAGGTCAAACTGGACCCAGTGGAGGTGGTGGGACAGAGATACAAGGTAACACACTcagggcggcagagtagcctagtggttagagtgtaggggcggggGATAGCCTAgtgggggtagcctagtggttagagtggttagagtgggcgggggtagcctagtggttagagtgttggggcggggggtagcctagtggttagagtgtaggggcggggggtagcctagtggttagagtgtaggggcggggggtagcctagtggttagagtgttgggctagtaaccgaaaggttgtaagttcaaacccccgagctgacaaggtacaagtctgttgttctgccccagaacaggcagttaacccacagttcctaggccgtcattgaaaataagaatttgttcttaactgacttgcctagttaaataaaggtaaaaaaaaaaaaaaggtaaataTTTAGATTATTctagattgtgtgtgtatgtgaggtcATAGCTCCTCTAACCAATGTGTATGTGAGGTCATAGCTCCTTCAACCAATGTTGACCCAATGTGAGGTCATAGCTCCttcaaccatgtgtatgtgaggtCATAGCTCCTCTTACCATGTGTACTGTAGGTGAGGAACATGCTGGATGAGATCCATCCTCCCAGGGACTTCTACACTGTGGTGAAGCCTGCTATAGACGATATGATGGGTAAGGATATCACCTTCGACATCTTGTTCCACAACTCTGAACACCAGGCCACGCTCTTCAGATATGGACTCAAGAAGTCTACACAGGTAAGGGTAGGGGTGGTGAGAGTCTTTGATGGTGGTACAATGTGCAACAATGTCTGGTGTGGTTGGTTGTAGATTGAAAAGGTCTGTTGTGATTGGTTGTAGATTGAAAAGGTCTGTTGTGATTGGTTGTAGATTGAaaaggtgtgttgtgattggttaCAGATTGAGAAGGTCTACATCCAGATCCTGCCCACCTGGAAGGAACTGTTTAAGAAGAGGAAGTTGTAACAATGACTACAACAGCGGCTGTGTTCTAGAACTCTGCCTACAGTCTgatgcccccctccccccctctccctggaCCTCATGCTGGGCCATCACCTTTCTTACACCAGTACATTAATTTTAAATCCTCGAGGGAGAATCACCTGTCGTTCTACTCCTCACCAGCAGAGGAAACCAAAACAAGTACCATCCTGAAGTCTGGCCAACTTACGCTCTGTTTTGCTCCACTGCGGTGAGGATGGTGTGGATCAGCCTAAGGATTCCTGCTAATGAGGAACAAGGAGAATCATAGCAGATTGGAATGTATAGTTAAAATAGTATTTAACTCCAGTGTAGTGTACAACTCCAGTGTAGTGTATAACTTCAGTGTAGTATATAATAACTCCAGTGTAGTGCATAACTCCAGTGTAGTGTATAACTCCAGTGTAGTGTATAACTCCAGTGTAGTGTATAACTCCAGTGTAGTATATAATAACTCCAGTATATAATAACTCCAGTGTAGTGTATAACTCCAGTGTAGTGTATAACTCCAGTGTAGTATAATAACTCAGTGTAGTGTATAACTCCAGTGTAGTGTATAACTCCAGTGTAGTATATAATAACtccagtgtagtatatataaCTCCAGTGTAGTGTATAACTCCAGTGTAGTGTATAACTCCAGTGTAGTGTATAACTCCAGTGTAGTGTATAACTCCAGTGTAGTATATAATAACTCCAGTGTAGTGTATAATAACTCCAGTGTAGTGTATAACTCCAGtgtagtatataatatataataactccagtgtagtatatataataACTCCAGTGTAGTGTATAACTCCAGTGTAGTAGTATAACTAACTccagtgtagtgtatatagtatataataaCTCCAGTGTAGTATATAATAACTCCAGTGTAGTGTATAACTCCAGTGTAGTATATAATAACTCCAGTGTAGTGTATAATAACTCCAGTGTAGTGTATAACTCCAGTGTAGTATATAATAACTCCAGTGTAGTTTATAACTCCAGTGTAGTGTATAACTCCAGTGTAGTATATAATAACTCCAGTGTAGTGTATAACTCCAGTGTAGTATATAATAACTCCAGTGTATAATAACTCCAGTGTAGTGTATAACTCCAGTGTAGTATAATAACTCCAGTGTAGTGTATAACTCCAGTGTAGTATATAATAACTCCAGTGTAGTATATAATAACTCCAGTGTAGTGTATAACTCCAGTGTAGTATATAATAACTCCAGTGTAGTGTATAATAACTCCAGTGTAGTATATAATAACTCCAGTGTAGTGTATAACTCCAGTGTAGTGTATAACTCCAGTGTAGTATATAATAACTCCAGTGTAGTGTATAACTCCAGTGTAGTGTATAACTCCAGTGTAGTATATAATAACTCCAGTGTAGTGTATAACTCCAGTGTAGTGTATAACTCCAGTGTAGTGTATAACTCCAGTGTAGTATATAATAACTTCAGTGTAGTGTATAATAACTCCAGTGTAGTGTATAACTCCAGTGTAGTATATAATAACTCCAGTGTAGTATATAATAACTCCAGTGTAGTGTATAACTCCAGTGTAGTGTATAACTCCAGTGTAGTATATAATAACTCCAGTGTAGTGTATAACTCCAGTGTAGTATATAATAACTCCAGTGTAGTGTATAACTTCAGTGTAGTATATAACTCCAGTGTAGTATATAAGTTCAGTGTAGTGTATAATAACTCCAGTGTAGTGTATAACTCCAGTGTAGTGTATAACTCCAGTGTAGCATATAATAACTCCAGTGTAGTGTATAACTCCAGTGTAGTATATAATAACTCCAGTGTAGTGTATAACTCCAGTGTAGTATATAATAACTCCAGTGTAGTGTATAACTCCAGTGTAGTGTATAATAACTCCAGTGTAGTGTATAACTCCAGTGTAGTGTATAATAACTCCAGTGTAGTGTATAACTCCAGTGTAGTGTATAACTCCAGTGTAGTGTATAATAACTCCAGTGTAGTGTATAACTCCAGTGTAGTATAATAACTCCAGTGTAGTGT
The genomic region above belongs to Oncorhynchus nerka isolate Pitt River linkage group LG18, Oner_Uvic_2.0, whole genome shotgun sequence and contains:
- the LOC135561648 gene encoding phospholipase A and acyltransferase 1-like: MGYFILVPGYFRSLLYLVGYFISLLYLVGYFRSLLYLGSSHPKPFPGDILEFPRNKYFSHFGIYYGERDGVPYVAHLTCRDSETKLLLFGRALKSEVKLDPVEVVGQRYKVRNMLDEIHPPRDFYTVVKPAIDDMMGKDITFDILFHNSEHQATLFRYGLKKSTQIEKVYIQILPTWKELFKKRKL